In one Nostoc sp. KVJ3 genomic region, the following are encoded:
- a CDS encoding DUF5895 domain-containing protein — protein MKASANFDFEDEKFNAPPSQVIPWCQMINPRYGTDGMQSHGLAIKLDNANAVGFVPDDNWQQVEHEFSSGVETVFISTTPNLVLVRRGPLSVKDRESGLKLGTLKENYDAFLADKLKFKTFTRYLIFIVGENKKFLHESPLQLTLNGAAGASFSKTYCEYQQGRVVSGFVAELEKAYAIYRKQPLTPKGPLFHAHGIFCPIIECEERGIEPNTVLVASTVDYKHPTVGTLTQYLIASDSLESAMICKTFEEYKDFGKEPIKAETPKLAMAGVSNSYVYADEDDFAYPPY, from the coding sequence ATGAAAGCATCTGCTAATTTCGACTTTGAAGACGAGAAATTCAATGCACCGCCTTCTCAAGTCATCCCTTGGTGTCAGATGATTAATCCTCGGTATGGCACAGATGGTATGCAATCCCACGGTTTGGCGATTAAGCTAGATAATGCCAATGCTGTTGGCTTTGTGCCAGATGATAATTGGCAGCAGGTAGAGCATGAATTTAGCTCTGGAGTCGAAACTGTCTTTATTAGCACTACTCCAAATTTGGTTTTAGTGCGTCGGGGGCCATTGTCTGTCAAAGACCGGGAAAGTGGTCTAAAACTGGGTACGCTCAAAGAGAATTATGATGCTTTTTTAGCAGATAAACTTAAATTTAAAACCTTTACTCGCTATCTAATTTTTATAGTGGGTGAGAATAAAAAGTTTTTACATGAATCACCATTACAACTAACTCTTAATGGTGCTGCTGGAGCGAGTTTCAGCAAAACCTACTGCGAATATCAACAAGGCAGAGTAGTTAGTGGATTTGTTGCTGAACTAGAAAAGGCTTATGCTATTTACCGCAAGCAACCATTGACACCAAAAGGCCCTTTGTTCCACGCTCACGGGATTTTTTGCCCGATAATTGAGTGTGAAGAAAGAGGTATCGAACCAAATACTGTTCTAGTAGCTTCAACTGTAGACTACAAACATCCGACGGTAGGGACTTTAACACAATATTTAATTGCTTCGGATTCTTTGGAGTCTGCAATGATTTGCAAAACTTTTGAAGAATACAAAGATTTTGGGAAGGAACCTATAAAAGCAGAAACGCCTAAGTTGGCAATGGCAGGAGTTTCTAACTCTTACGTTTATGCTGATGAAGATGATTTTGCTTATCCGCCGTACTAA
- a CDS encoding 2'-5' RNA ligase family protein — protein sequence MAYAIVYSLNTNIEKINKFRQKYDPQFDLIEPHITLVFPLLQSINEDSLTLHIKSILRKCKPFPIHLKGLQKSWDEYLFLMVQEGKEDVIKLHNELYTGILAEYCRENPPFVPHLTLGVFSENRLQYPQALKEAQELDLDYRCMVDKLSLLKINDVNRQIVWSQEYRIYINTLGLELEPP from the coding sequence ATGGCTTACGCGATCGTATATTCCCTAAATACCAACATAGAGAAGATCAATAAATTTAGACAGAAATACGATCCGCAATTTGATTTAATTGAACCGCACATCACCCTAGTGTTTCCCCTACTGCAATCTATTAATGAAGATAGCCTTACTCTTCATATTAAGAGCATCCTGAGAAAGTGCAAACCATTTCCTATTCATCTAAAGGGATTACAAAAATCATGGGATGAATATCTGTTCTTGATGGTTCAGGAAGGAAAGGAGGATGTTATCAAATTACATAATGAATTATATACAGGTATATTAGCTGAATATTGCAGAGAAAATCCACCCTTCGTTCCACATCTAACGCTAGGAGTGTTTAGTGAAAATAGACTTCAATACCCACAAGCCTTGAAAGAAGCACAGGAGTTAGATTTAGATTATCGTTGTATGGTGGATAAACTAAGTTTATTGAAGATTAATGATGTGAACAGACAAATAGTTTGGAGCCAAGAATATAGAATATATATTAATACGCTTGGGTTAGAACTTGAGCCTCCCTAA